The following is a genomic window from Amycolatopsis acidiphila.
CCCGCTCTGCGGATCGGCTGGCTCGTGCTGCCGCGGTTCCTGGTCGAGCCGGTGCGCGCGGCGCTGGCCGACACCGGCTGGCGGCCGCCGGTCGTGGACCACCTGGTGCTGGCCGAGATGCTGAACTCGGGGGCGTACGACCGGCACGTGCGGCAACGGCGGCTCGCCTACCGCAGGCGGCGCGACCGGTTGCTGTCCCTGCTGCCGCCGGGGATCACGGCGGTCGGCATCTCGGCGGGGCTGCACGTGCTGCTCCTGCTTCCGGCAGGCCTGTCCGAGGAGCAGGTGGTCCGTGCGGCACTGCGCGAGTCCGTCGCGATCGACGGGCTCGGGCGGCACTGGTTCGGCGAGGCCGAGCGGCTGCCGGGCGTCGTGCTCGGCTACGCGACCCCGGCGGAGCACGCCTTCGGCCCGGCGATCGAGACGCTGATGAAGGTGATCACGCCATGAGCTGTTCGGGGCCCCGCGCCGGGTTTTCCCGTTCTGACTTCGGCCGCATGGAGAAGCTGGAGGTGCCGCCGCAGCTGCGGATGCTGCCGGTGCGCCCGGCTCGCGAGCGAGGCCGACGCGGCGATCCTGCGTGGTCTCGCGCCGGGGCCGAGGCCGGTGCTGGAGGACTGGGAACGCCCGATCCTCGAGCGCGTCTCGGTGGGGTTGCCGTGGACGATGCCACCGATGACCGTCGAGGTGGGCGTGTCCGGCGGGGAGACCCTGGACTTCGGCGGCGGGGCCGAGGTGATCGCCGTGCCCGGGCATACCGAGGGGAGCATCCAGGACCGCGCCCGCACGGCCGAGTCGTTCCGCCGCCCGGCCGCACTGGACGTGGACACGGCCTGCTTCGGCCACGGCGACCCGACTCGTCGGGCGGCGCGGGGAAGCGGCCCCGCGAGGTGCCGGAGGGGTTGAGCTGAGCGATCCGCCCTGGGCGCACGAACCCGTGGAAGTCGTCCCCCACGACCCGCGGTGGATCACCGCGGCCCTCGCCGAACGCGAGTCGCTGGCCGCGGTTCTCGGGCCGTGGCTGGTCGACGGCGTCGAACATGTCGGCTCCACGGCCGTACCCGGGCTCGCGGCCAAGCCGATCGTCGACCTGATGGCCTCCGTCACCGACGCTGCGGCAGTGGCAGCTGAGGCAGCGAGCCGACTCGCGGCGGCGGGGTGGCATTTCGTGCCACCGGAACTGGACGGGCGGCCGTGGCGGCGGTTCTTCGTCAAGCCGGACGCCACCGGCCGCCGTCGGGCGGCCCACCTGCACCTGGTCGCCTCCGGCCACCCCCGGTGGGCGGACCAGCTCGCCTTCCGGGACCTGCTGAGGCGGGACGGCAACGTGGCCGAGCGGTACGAACAACTCAAGCTCGGCCTCGCGAAGCGACACGGGCACGATCGCGAGGCCTACTCGCGAGCGAAGGGCGAGTTCATCGCCCGGGCGCTCGCCTAGTGGTCCGTCTGGGTTTTGATCTGGTGGAGGGTGGTGCGGCCGCGTTGGACCTTGGTGATGATGTCTTCGGCGGTTGCCTTCCACACGAATGGCTTGGGGTCGGTGTTCCAGTGTTCCGCCCAGGCGGTGATGGCCTGTTTGAGGTCGTCAACGCTGGTGAACGCGCCGCGCCGAAGTCGTTTGTCGGTCAACTCTTTGAACCATCGCTCGACCACGTTCAGCCAGGAACTGGAGGTCGGGGTGACATGCAGATGCCAGCGCCGACGGTCCTTGTGGGCCAGCCATTTCGTGACCTCGGGTGCGGTGTGCGCGGAGAGGTTGTCCAGCACCACATGCACGCCCAGCCCACGCGGAACGGTCTTGTCGATCTGTTTAAAGAACCGCAGCACGTCCGCGCCTGCATGGCCCTTGCGCAGCTCGGTAAGGACTTCGCCGGTGCCGATGTTCATCGCCGCGAACAGGTCGATCGTGCCGTGCCGCTTGTAGTCATGGGTCATCGTCTGCGCACGACCGCGTTTCATCGGCAACGACGGCTGGGTCCGATCCAGGGCCTGGCACTGTGTTTTCTCGTCGAAGCTGAACACCACCGCACGAGCCGGCGGCCGCAGATACACCCCGACCACATCGACCAGCTTTTCTTCGAACTGCGGATCATTACTGATCTTGAACGTGTCCACCTTCCACGGTTTCAAGCCGTGGTCGGCCCAGATCCGCGCCACCGAGTCCTTGCCGATCCCGACCCGGGCAGCCATCGTGCGCGTGGTCCAGTGCGTGGCCCCACCCGGAGGCGAGTCATGCGCGGTGGCGTGCAGCACCTCTTCCACAGTGCCGGCGGGCAGACTGGGCTTGCGTCCACGCCCCTGGGCAATACGCCCGACACCCGCGACACCGGCCTCCGCGAACCGGGACCGCCAGCGGCGCACCGCATCAGAGTCCACACCCGACCGGCGTGCGATCTCCTCGTTGGCCACACCATCCGCCGCCCACAACAACGCCCGCGCCTGCACCACCTGCCGGTGCGGCAACCTCGACGAGGCCGCCACCCGACTCAGATCGGCACGCTGCTCATCCGTCATCGGCAAGGCCGCAGCAACCATGACCAGCATCATACAAACCACCACGACAAATCACAGACACACCACTAGTCCCCCTCCGCCGGGCCCGGGTGGGCGAGGTCCGGCGGCACCGGCTCGTTCGGGGCGTAGGCCGGCGGCCGGCCGTCCGCGAGCGCCGCCGCCGAGTCGACCAGGCCGAAGCGGTCCCGCACCTTGCCCAGGAAGTCCGGCTCCGACAAGCGCACCAGCTTCGAGCGCTTGGGCGCGCCGTACACAGTGATCCAGTCGCCCGGGTCGAGCACCCCGCGCAGCTGCCCGTCCACGCTCACCGCCACCTGGCCCGAGTGCTCCAGCACCAGGATCCCCACCCGCTGCGAGCTGTCGAGCACCACGCTCCGGTTGAACACCATGTGCGCGGCGACCGGCGTGAACACCAGCGCGTCCAGATGCGGCGACACGATCGGCCCGCCCGCGGCGAAGCTGTACGCCGTCGAGCCGGTCGACGACGCCACGATCAGCGCGTCGGCCGAGTAGGACGCGAAGAGCTTCCCGCCGACGTACACCGCGAGGCTGGCCTGCCGGTCCCGCGCGAGCTTCTCCGCCACGATGTCGTTGAGCGCCAGCACGTCCAGCGGCACCCCCCAGCCGGCCGCGCTGTTCATCCCCGGCCGCACGTGCGGCGGCGGCAGCATCGGCCCGCGCCCGTACCGCAGCATCGCCTCCATCCCGTCCGGGATCTCCAGCGGCCGCGACGCACGCATGGTCAGCGTCATCCGGGCGTCGACGGTCATCTCGCCGCGGTGCACCGCGTCCAGCGCGTTGGTCAGGTCGTTCGTGCTCACCTCGGTGAGAAACCCGACACGCCCGACGTTCACCCCCAACACCAGCGCGCCGGTCGGCCCGGCGACCCGCACCCCGCGCAGGAACGTCCCGTCCCCGCCGACGGTGACGATCAGGTCGGGGCTGCCGGCCCGCGCCGCCTCTTCCCTGGCGTTGAGGCGGTGGCCGTGGACGTCGTCCCACACGTCGATGTCGGCACACGGGATGTCGTGCGCCGCCGCCCAGCGCCGCACCTCCCTGGCCGCCGCGAGGGCCACCTCCTTGCCGCCGTGAACGACGAGACCGATCCGCTCGACAGGCACCATGCTTCCTATTGTCCGGACCGGAGCTGATCGAGCAGCGCATCGGCCGCCGCATAGGGGTCCAGCGTCCGGTCCACGACCTTTTCGGCCAGCTCGTTCAGGTGACCACCGCCGCGGGTGTCCGCGAGTTCGGCCCGCAACCGCCGCAACGCGATCGCCTCCACCTCGCTCGCCGCGCGGTGCACCCGCCGCCGCACGAGCTCGCCGTGCCCGCCGAGCCAGTCGTGGTGCTCGGCGAGCGCGCGCACCAGCTCGTCCGCCCCCTCGCCGCGGGAAGCCACGGTCGACACGATCGGCTGCCGCCAGCTCTCGCCGCGGACCTCCCGCCGGGCCATCGAGATCATCTGCTTCAGGTCCCGGACGACGGTCTCGGCGCCGTCGCGGTCGGCCTTGTTCACGACGAACACGTCCGCGATCTCCAGCACCCCGGCCTTCGCCGCCTGGATGCCGTCGCCCATCCCCGGCGCGAGCAGCACCACGGTGGTGTCGGCGAGCTTCACGACGTCCACTTCGGACTGTCCGACCCCGACGGTCTCGATGAGCACCACGTCGAACCCGGCCGCGTCGAGCACCCGGACGGCCTGCGGTGTGGCCCAGGCGAGCCCGCCGAGGTGGCCGCGGGTGGCCATCGAGCGGATGAACACACCGGGGTCGGTGGCGTGCTCGGTCATCCGGATGCGGTCACCGAGCAGCGCGCCGCCCGAGAACGGCGACGACGGGTCGATCGCGAGCACCCCGACCCGCTTGCCCTCCTTGCGCAGCGCGGAGAGCAGCATCGACGTCGAGGTCGACTTGCCGACTCCCGGCGGCCCGGTCAGCCCGATCACCCGGGCGTGCCCGGTGTGCGGGGTCAGCGCGGCCGCCACCTCACGCAGGCGCGGATGAGCGTCCTCGACCAGGGAGATCAGCTTGGCGACAGCGCGCGGTTGGCCCTCTCGTGCGCGGTCGACCAGCTCGGCGACTTTCAACGGCGGCATGCCGCCATCTAAGCGGAGGGAACCCTCAGCAGCAGCGCGTCGCCCTGACCGCCGCCGCCGCACAGGGCGGCCGCGCCGAGGCCGCCGCCGCGGCGGCGCAGCTCGTTGATCAGGTGCACGGCCAGCCGGGCGCCGGAAGCGCCGATGGGGTGCCCGAGCGCGATCGCACCGCCGTTGACGTTGACCCTGTCCGTGTCCAGGCCGAGCTTCTGACTGGACACGACACCCACCGCGGCGAACGCCTCGTTGATCTCCACCAGGTCCAGCGCGCTTACGTCGAGCTTCGCCTTCGCCAACGCGGCCTTGATCGCGTTCGACGGCTGCTCGTGCAGGCTGGCATCCGGACCCGCGACCACGCCGTGCGCGCCGATCTCGGCGAGCGGGGTGATGCCCAGCTCCTCGGCCTTCTCCCGGCTGGCCACGACGACCGCCGCCGCTCCGTCGGAGATCTGCGAGGAGGAGCCCGCGGTGATGGTGCCGTCGGGGGCGAACGCGGGACGCAGCTTCGCCAGGCCCTCGGCCGTCGTGTCGCCGCGGACGCCCTCGTCGGTGTCGAAGACGACCGGTTCGCCCTTGCGTTGCGGAATCGAGACGGGGGCGATCTCCTCCTTGAACACGCCGGAGGCGATCGCGGCCGCAGCCCGCCGGTGCGAGCGCGCGGAGAACTCGTCCTGCTGCTCGCGGGTGATGCCGTAGCGCGAGTTGTGCTTCTCGGTGGAGGAGCCCATGGCGACCTGGTCGAACGCGCAGAACAGTCCGTCGTAGGCCATGTGGTCCACCAGCGTCGTGTCGCCGTACTTGAAGCCCGAGCGCGACTTCGGCAGCAGGTGCGGCGCCTGGGTCATCGACTCCTGGCCGCCCGCCACGACCAGGTCGAACTCGCCCGCGCGGATCAGCTGGTCGGCCAGCGCGATGGCGTCGAGGCCGGACAGGCATACCTTGTTGATGGTCAGCGCGGGCACGTCCATCGGGATGCCGGCCGCGACCGCGGCCTGCCGGGCCGGGATCTGGCCGGCGCCGGCGGTGAGCACCTGGCCCATGATCGTGTACTGCACGGCTTCCGGCGCGACGCCGGCCCGCTCGAGCGCGGCCTTGATCGCCACCCCGCCCAGCTGCGCACCGGAGAAGTCCTTCAGGGAACCCAGCAGTCGACCGATCGGGGTACGCGCGGCCCCCAGGATCACCGAACCGGACACAACAGCCTCCAAGAGCGAACGACGGCGGTCATCTCGACGATACCCGGCAGCCCCACCCGGTACAGGTGTGAGCCGCGGCACGGGACCCGCCCGGGCCCAGCCCCTATGCTCCCGGTTATGGATGACGCGCTGAAAACGCTCGTGACCACCATCGATCACGTCGGCATCGCCGTGCCGGACCTCGATGCGGCGATCGATTTCTACGCGGAGAACTTCGGCATGCGCGCCACGCACACCGAGGTCAACGAGGAGCAGGGCGTCCGCGAGGCGATGCTGCACGCGCCGGGCGACGAGTCCGGCCCGGCGATCCAGTTGCTCGCGCCGCTGCGGCCCGACTCGACGATCGCGAAGTTCCTCGACAGCAAGGGCCCCGGGCTGCAGCAGGTCGCCTACCGGGTGCAGGACGTGGAAGCAGCCGCGGAAACTTTGCGCGCCAAGGGTTTGCGCCTGCTCTACGACAAGGCCAAGCGTGGCACCTCGAACAGCCGGGTCAACTTCGTGCATCCCAAGGACGCCGGCGGCGTGCTGGTGGAACTGGTCGAGCCCGCTAAGTAGCCGGGCGCGCCATCAGCGCGTCCGCGATGAAGTTCAGCTCGCGCTCCATCAGGCCCGGCGGCTGGTCCTCGTGCCGCGCGACCGAATGGCGGTAGCTCACGGCGAGTGCGAGCAGCCCGGCGGCGCTGTCGACGTCAGCGACGGCGACCCCGCCCTCGCCCGCGGCGAGGATCACCGCCCGCACCTGCCGCACCAGCACCTGGAACCGGTCGTGCAGCGCGTCGCGCACCGCGCGGTGCGTGTCGGCCTCGCGCCAGAGCAGGTGCGACAGCATGCGTGAGCGGGCGAGCCGGGCGTCCAGCTCGGAGACCAGACGCCGCAAGCTCTCCGCGATGTCCCCCGGCACCACCACCAGCGCCGGGTCGATCTGCTCGTCGGGCAGGCGTTTGATCAGCGCGCCCAGCAGGTCGGCCTTGCGCCGGAAGTAGTAGTGCACCAGACCTTTCGGCACGCTCGCGCGTTCCGCGATGCGCGAGGTCGGCGTGGCGTCGAAACCCGATTCGGCGAACAGCTCCTCGGCCGCGGCGAGAATGCGCTCCCTCGCCGGGGGTTCTTCCTTGCTCAGTGCTGGCCCGCCATCCTGCCGTGGCTGGCGTTCGCGACCGGCAGCGCCGCGGCGCCCGCGATCGCGGTCAGCCCGCCGATGATCCACGCCGACCACGAAGCGGCGGTCAGATCCGTGTAGCTCATCACCCAGGGCGAGATGAACAGCAGTGCGCCGAGCACGATCTGCAGCCCTTCGCCGTAGACCAGTCCCGGCATCGCCAGCGACAGCAGACCGTCGAGCGCGATCAGCGCGCCCAGCACGATCATCGTCCACATGACGGCGTTGTCGGTGTCCACCCACAGGAAGGACAGCACCGCCACCACTCCCAGTACGACCTCGGCCCAGTCGTGCGGACGCATCCATGCACGCGTCGAGGTTTCGGCCATCGTGATCACCTCCTGGAAAGCATCGTCGCCTTCCCGCTCATAGTGCGCCTTGGTTGGCCGCCCGGTCAAGAATCATGGGTGGCGCGCGAGGTTACCGGCCAGTAATGTCAGGCTCCCGCAGTCACGCACGAAAGGGCCCCTCCATGACGCAAGGGACGCTGAAGGAGATCCGGGACGCGATTCTGTCCGGCGATCTCGACGCGGTCGGGTCGCTCGAGCTGCCCGAGTCCTACCGGGGTGTGACGGTGCACTCCGACGAGACGGGCATGTTCGAGGGCAGGGCGACCCGCGAGAAGGACCCGCGCGAGTCGCTGCACGTCGACGACGTGCCACTGCCCGAGCTGGGCCCGGGCGAGGCACTGGTGGCGGTGATGGCCAGCGCCATCAACTACAACACCGTGTGGACCTCGATCTTCGAGCCGGTTCCCACGTTCAAGTTCCTGCAGCGCTACGGCAAGCTCTCGCCGCTGTCGAAGCGGCATGACCTGCCCTACCACGTGGTCGGCTCCGACGCCGCCGGCGTCGTGCTGCGCACCGGGCCCGGCGTGCACCGCTGGAAGGCCGGCGACGAGGTCGTCGCGCACTGCCTCAACGTCGAGCTCGAAGCGCCCGACGGGCACAACGACACGATGCTCGACTCCGAGCAGCGCATCTGGGGCTTCGAGACGAACTTCGGCGGCCTCGCCGAGATCGCGCTGGTCAAGGCGAACCAGCTGATGCCGAAGCCGCGGCACCTGACCTGGGAGGAAGCGGCCTGCCCCGGCCTGGTCAACTCGACCGCGTACCGGCAGCTGGTGTCGCGCAACGGGGCCGACATGAAGCAGGGCGACGTCGTGCTGATCTGGGGCGCCTCCGGTGGCCTGGGCTCGTACGCGACCCAGTACGCGCTCAACGGCGGCGCGATCCCGGTGTGCGTCGTGTCGAGCCCGGAGAAGGCGGAGATCTGCCGCAAGCTCGGCGCAGACCTCGTCATCGACCGGAGCGCGGAGGGTTACCGGTTCTGGCAGGACGAGCAGACCCAGGACCCGAAGGAGTGGCAGCGGTTCGGCGCGAAGATCCGCGAGCTGACCGGCGGTGAGGACCCGGACATCGTGTTCGAGCACCCGGGCCGCGAGACGTTCGGCGCGTCGGTCTACGCCGCGCGACGGGGCGGCACCATCGTCACCTGCGCGTCCACGTCGGGCTACCTGCACCAGTACGACAACCGGTACCTCTGGATGAACCTCAAGCGGATCATCGGCTCGCACTTCGCGAACTACCGCGAGTCCTGGGAGGCGAACCGGCTGATCGCGAAGGGGCTGATCCACCCGACGCTGTCGAAGACCTACAGCCTGGAGGAAACCGGGCAGGCGGCGCTGGACGTGCACCGCAACGCCCATCAGGGCAAGGTCGGCGTGCTGTGCCTGGCGCCGGAGGAAGGCCTCGGCGTGCACGACGCCGAACTGCGCGAACGGCACCTCGGCGGCATCAACGCGTTCCGCGACGCGTAGCGGCCCATAACGAAGCCACTACAGCCCGCGGCTACTCTCATAGTCATGAGCCTTGGCGAGGAACGGGAGCTTGTACCGCTGGGCGCCGGCTTCGACCTGGCGAAACGCGGTTACGACCGGCATCAGGTGGACGAGCACCTGGAACGGCTCGACGGCGACCTGAAGATGCTGGCCGCCGACCGCGACGCGGCCATCACGCAGGCGGGCGATCTGGCGCGCCAGCTGGAGCAGGCCCGCGGCGAGATCGACAACCTGCGTGGCCAGGTCGAACGGCTCGGCCAGCCGCCGACGACCGTCGAAGGCCTGTCCGAACGCCTGCAGCGCATGCTCCGGCTCGCTCAGGACGAGGCGGCCGACACCCGGGCGCGCGCGGAGGCCGAGGCGGGTCACATCCGGGCGAAGGCGGAGGCCGACGCGAGCGCCATGCGCGCGCGGTACGAGCAGCTGCTGTCCGAGCTCGACGCGCGGCGCAAGGAGATGGAGACCGAGCACCGCAACGTGCTCGAGACCGCCCGCGCCGAGGCCGAGGCGATCACCCAGAAGGCCAAGGACGAATGCGACCGCCTCGGCGCCGAGGCCGAGCAGCGGCGCACCAAGGTCGAAGAGGACTTCGAGATCGCCATGGCGGCGCGGCGCAAGGAGGCCATGCGCGTCCTCGCCGAGCAGGAGGCCGCCAGCAAGGCCGACGCGGAGCGCCGGGTCCGCGAGGCCACCGAGGAAGCGACCGCAATCCGCACGACGGTTGCCGAAGAGGAGAAGACGACCAAGGCGGAGCTCGAACGCCTTCGCCGCGAGTCGATCGAGGACGCCAACCGCCGCAAGCAGGCGTCGATCACCGAGGCCAACGCCCGGCTCGCCGAAGCGACCGACGAGGCCCAGCGCCGCGTCCGCGAGGCGACCGAGGAGGCCAACAAGCGGATCAACGCCGCTGCGGACCGCGTCGAGGCGTTGCGGTCGTTGCGGGCGGGCATCGCGGACCAGGTCAAGGCGGCGCGGGCAGTGCTCGCCGAGGCGAGCTCGGTGCTCGGCGACGGTGCTTCCGGGGGCGAGGTGCCGCCGGACGAACATCCCACGAAGCCGGCCGCGCCACGCCCGGCGCCGGGCCCGGCAAAAGCTAACCCGAACAGGGCTGCGAGCAAACCGACTGGCGAGTAACCTTCACAGCCACGCGATGTGCGTGCACTTGCCGGAGGGACTCGGATGGCGGCTTACCAGACTGTTGTAGTAGGTACGGACGGTTCGGACTCGTCTTTTCGCGCGGTCGACCGCGCGGCGGCGGTGACGGCGGACTCGGGCGCGCAGCTCGTGATCGTCTGCGCGTACTACCCGGCCAGCCGCGGCGATGTCGAGAAGGCGCAGGACGTGCTCCGCGACGAGGCCTACCAGGTGGTCGGTTCCGCTCCCGCGGAGGACACGCTGCAGTCCGCCCGCGACCGCGCGGCGAAGCAGGGCGCGGCGAACGTCGAGACCATCGCGGTCCTCGGTGAGCCGGTGGAGGCGCTGCGCAAGGTCGTCTCGGAACGCTCGGCGGACCTGCTCGTCGTCGGCAACCGGGGGCTCAACACGCTCACCGGCCGCATCCTGGGCTCGGTGCCCTCGGAGGCGGCGCGCAAGTCCGGGGTCGACGTGCTGATCGTCCACACGACGTAGCGATTCCGTGGACCAAGAGCGCCTCGAACGCATCCTACTCGGCGGCGAGCGCCGGTACACGCGGCTGGAGGTCGCCGAGAAGGCGGGCGTGCCCATCGAACGGGCGACCCGCTTGTGGCGCGCGCTCGGCTTCGCCACGGTCGCGGACGACCAGGTGGTGTTCACCGACGCCGACGTGGAGGCGGTGCGCACGGCCGACCAGCTGATCTCGTCGGGGTTGCTGGACCCCCGCGTCGAGACCTCGGTGACCCGCGCGCTGGGGCAGCACCTCTCGCGGCTGGCGGAGTGGCAGGTGTCCATGTTGTGGACGCTGATCACGGAGAACGAGGAGCTCGGGCGCGACGACCGGCAGGTGGCGCTGCTGGTGGAGCGGCTGGTGCCCGAGCTGCAGCGCGTGCAGGACTTCGTGTGGCGGCGGCATCTGGCTGCCTTCGCCGGGCGCGCGCTGGCGTCGCCGGAGGAGGACCTCGAGGCGCGCACGGAGGTGGCGGGCTTCGTCGACATGGTCGGGTACACGCGGTTGACGAGGCGGATCGGCGAGGCGGAGCTGAGCGGGATCCTGGAGCGCTTCGAGGCCCTGGCGACGGAGGTCGTGGCCGAACACCGCGGCCGGATCGTGAAGATGATCGGCGACGAGGTGCTGTTCGTGGCCGACAGCCCGGTCGATGCCGCGGAGATAGCGCTGAGCCTGACGGAGCGGACCTCGGCGGACCCGGAGCTGCCGGAGGTGCGCGCGGGCCTGGCGGCGGGCCGGATCCTCAGCCGTTTCGGGGACGTCTACGGGTCGGTGGTCAACCTGGCCGCCCGCCTCACGTCGATCGCCCGCCCGGGCACGATCCTGGTGGACCGCGAACTGGCACGGGACCTGGCCTCCGCGCGGGGCTACTCGGTCCGCCCACGCCGCCCGGCCTCGGTGCGCGGCTATGCGAGGCTGCGCCCCTACGCCCTCCGCCGCGCTTGAGGCGGGGTTTGGCGGGGTTTGGCGGGGGTTGGGGGGTTTCGGTGGGGGTTTCGGTGGGGCTCGCTCCGCCGCCGGGTTTCGTGGGCGGCCATGGTGCGCGTTCTCGGTGCCCGGCTACGCACGGCTGCGCCGCTCCGCCCCCCGCGGTTGAGCAGGGTCCGGCGAAGTGAACTCACGCCGTACGGACTCCGTGCGCAGCCACGCGAGACTGCACACCACGCCCCCCGGCAGTTGATGCAGGGTCCGGGTCCGCCTTAGCTCGCTCACGCCGCAAGGCCTCCGTGCGCAGCCACGCAACACTGCGCCTCACGCCCCCTGGCGGTTGACGCAGCCTTCCGGCGGGGTTCGCTCACGTCGCAAGGCCTCCGTGCACGGCTACGCGAGCCTGCGCCCCTTCGCCTCCAGCGCGGTTCGGGGCGATTCGCTCACGCCGCCGTCCTCACGGCGCGCGCGGTCCCATCGCCCAGCCCGCCCGCGCGTTTCCCGCCGCCGAAACGCCAGGCGTTCGCTCACCCGGCGTCCGGCGTCCGCTCGCCCAGCGTCCGGACAGCCTGCGCTCTGTCCCATCGCCCGATGAGACGCGCCGCCCATCCTGCGGGCCCGGGTTGTCAGGCCGGGAGGACGGCGTACTGGCGGACGTAGAGGTCGGTGTACGTCACCGGGCCGCGGGGGCCGGGGACCTTGTCCAGGTTGATGCCCGTCTCCGGGACGGCCAGCAGCTTGAAGCCGTCGAGCAGGCGGGTCGGCGCGTTCCAGAAGACGCCCGTACCCGTGTAGCCGTCGAAGAAGGACTCCGCCGTCGCGGCGTCCTCGGTCGCGATGCCGGCAGCCAAGCCGGAGGTCTGCTCGTTCGCGATGCGCACCGCCTCCTGCAGATTCTCGACCTGGGCGACCGTCACTGTCGCCTCGTGGTCGGAGTCCAAGGCCCACTCGTAACCGATCGCATGCTCGTGCGGCGCCAGCGACGGCGTCACGTTCCGCTCCGCGAGCGCCGCCGAGACCACCGGCCACACCTGATCGTGCACCGCCGAGTGGATGAGCAGCAGGTTCAGCCGGTTGCACACGCCCAGCCTGTCGAGGCTGTCGAACACGAGCGACCGCACCTTCTCCACGTCCGCCGCGACGTCGACGTACAGCACGCCGCCACCGTCGGCGTGGGCGAGCGTGCGCACGCCATGCGTGGCCGCCTCGGTGGCCAGCGCGCGCGTGCTCTCGCCGCTGCCACGCAGGATCACCAGCGGCACCAGGTTCGGCAGCTGCACCAGCGCCGCCGCGGCCTCGCGCTCCACCCGTGGCACCAGCTGGATCACATCGGAGTCGATACCGGCCTCGGCCAGCCCGGGGGCGATCACGACGTCGAGCAACCGCTGCGCCGAACCCAGCGCGGCCGAACCCGTGCGCAGCACACCCGCGTTGCGCGACTTGACCAGCTGCGACGCCACGTCGACCGTCACGTTCGGCCGCGCCTCGTAGTTCGCGCCGATCACGCCGACCGGACGCCGCCGCTCCACCAGCCGCAGCCCGCCGTCCAAAGCAGACACCGGAATGGACCGCTCCTGGTGCGGCGCGCCGGCCAGCAGCCGCAGCTGTTCGGCCATGCCGGTCAGCCTGTCCTCGGTGATGGTCAGCCTGTCCAGCAGCCCCGCGCTCATGCCTTCCTCGTGGGCCTTGGCGACGTCCGCGCGGTTGGCCTCGAGCACCGCCGCACGGCCTTCGAGCAGAAGACGCGCCATCGCCGTCAGCGCGGCGTCGATCGCTTCGTCCGGCGCCGTGGCCAGCGACGGAGCCGCCACCTTGGCCGCCCGCGCACATTCCTCGACTGCTTTGGCCACCTCGTCGGACACAGCGCACCTTCCTTTCGCCGCTTTCGCGCACTCCAGTGTGCCGTACGGGCAGCTCAGGACTGCAGCGCGGGCTCGAGGAGCCAGGTGCCGCCGACGACCAGGCAGGTGACCGCGATGACCACGAGGATCAGCAGCCACAGCGCCGCCGGCACCCCGGTCAGGCGCGCGAGCTGGTCCGCGTCGGAGTCGCGGG
Proteins encoded in this region:
- the ccrA gene encoding crotonyl-CoA carboxylase/reductase, with translation MTQGTLKEIRDAILSGDLDAVGSLELPESYRGVTVHSDETGMFEGRATREKDPRESLHVDDVPLPELGPGEALVAVMASAINYNTVWTSIFEPVPTFKFLQRYGKLSPLSKRHDLPYHVVGSDAAGVVLRTGPGVHRWKAGDEVVAHCLNVELEAPDGHNDTMLDSEQRIWGFETNFGGLAEIALVKANQLMPKPRHLTWEEAACPGLVNSTAYRQLVSRNGADMKQGDVVLIWGASGGLGSYATQYALNGGAIPVCVVSSPEKAEICRKLGADLVIDRSAEGYRFWQDEQTQDPKEWQRFGAKIRELTGGEDPDIVFEHPGRETFGASVYAARRGGTIVTCASTSGYLHQYDNRYLWMNLKRIIGSHFANYRESWEANRLIAKGLIHPTLSKTYSLEETGQAALDVHRNAHQGKVGVLCLAPEEGLGVHDAELRERHLGGINAFRDA
- a CDS encoding coiled-coil domain-containing protein, giving the protein MSLGEERELVPLGAGFDLAKRGYDRHQVDEHLERLDGDLKMLAADRDAAITQAGDLARQLEQARGEIDNLRGQVERLGQPPTTVEGLSERLQRMLRLAQDEAADTRARAEAEAGHIRAKAEADASAMRARYEQLLSELDARRKEMETEHRNVLETARAEAEAITQKAKDECDRLGAEAEQRRTKVEEDFEIAMAARRKEAMRVLAEQEAASKADAERRVREATEEATAIRTTVAEEEKTTKAELERLRRESIEDANRRKQASITEANARLAEATDEAQRRVREATEEANKRINAAADRVEALRSLRAGIADQVKAARAVLAEASSVLGDGASGGEVPPDEHPTKPAAPRPAPGPAKANPNRAASKPTGE
- a CDS encoding universal stress protein, with translation MAAYQTVVVGTDGSDSSFRAVDRAAAVTADSGAQLVIVCAYYPASRGDVEKAQDVLRDEAYQVVGSAPAEDTLQSARDRAAKQGAANVETIAVLGEPVEALRKVVSERSADLLVVGNRGLNTLTGRILGSVPSEAARKSGVDVLIVHTT
- a CDS encoding adenylate/guanylate cyclase domain-containing protein; the encoded protein is MDQERLERILLGGERRYTRLEVAEKAGVPIERATRLWRALGFATVADDQVVFTDADVEAVRTADQLISSGLLDPRVETSVTRALGQHLSRLAEWQVSMLWTLITENEELGRDDRQVALLVERLVPELQRVQDFVWRRHLAAFAGRALASPEEDLEARTEVAGFVDMVGYTRLTRRIGEAELSGILERFEALATEVVAEHRGRIVKMIGDEVLFVADSPVDAAEIALSLTERTSADPELPEVRAGLAAGRILSRFGDVYGSVVNLAARLTSIARPGTILVDRELARDLASARGYSVRPRRPASVRGYARLRPYALRRA
- a CDS encoding aldehyde dehydrogenase family protein encodes the protein MSDEVAKAVEECARAAKVAAPSLATAPDEAIDAALTAMARLLLEGRAAVLEANRADVAKAHEEGMSAGLLDRLTITEDRLTGMAEQLRLLAGAPHQERSIPVSALDGGLRLVERRRPVGVIGANYEARPNVTVDVASQLVKSRNAGVLRTGSAALGSAQRLLDVVIAPGLAEAGIDSDVIQLVPRVEREAAAALVQLPNLVPLVILRGSGESTRALATEAATHGVRTLAHADGGGVLYVDVAADVEKVRSLVFDSLDRLGVCNRLNLLLIHSAVHDQVWPVVSAALAERNVTPSLAPHEHAIGYEWALDSDHEATVTVAQVENLQEAVRIANEQTSGLAAGIATEDAATAESFFDGYTGTGVFWNAPTRLLDGFKLLAVPETGINLDKVPGPRGPVTYTDLYVRQYAVLPA